A region of the Pseudonocardia cypriaca genome:
GCCGACTTCGACGTCGTGGTCAGCCACCGCGACGAGACGGCGCCCCCGCCGCCCACCGACCGGTGGGTCGTCGTCCCGCTGCTGCGCGAGCCGCTCGACGTCGCGCTCCCGCCGGGGCATCGGCTCGCGCGGCGCAGGCGGCTGCGGCTCGAGGAGCTCGCGGACGAGGAATGGATCAGCGTGGGCGTCGGCTGGCCCGTCGACGACGTGCTGCGCTCGCTCGCCGTGTCCACCGGCGCCACCCCGCGCGTGGTGCAGCGGATCAACGACTTCGCCGTCACCGAGGAGCTGGTGGCGGCCGGGCACGGGATCGCGCTGCTACCCCGCTACTCCACCGACGACCGGGGCGGCCGGCGGCTCGTGTGCCGCCCGCTCGCCGGCGTGCGTGCCGGGCGGCTCGTCGAGGCGGTGCTGCGAACCAGCACCGCGGAGCGACCGGCCGTCCGGACCGTGCTCGACGCGCTGCGCGCCGAGGCGCGCACGCTCACTGAAGGCAGAACTCGTTCCCCTCGGGATCGCTGAGCACGATCCACCAGCCGCTCTCCTCCTGCATCTCCCGCTGGACGGTGGCGCCCGCGGCGACGAGCTGCGACATGTGCGACCGCACGGCCGCGCGGCGGTCGGTGCCGCCGTGCCCGGCGTTGACGTCCAGGTGCACGCGG
Encoded here:
- a CDS encoding LysR family transcriptional regulator, with protein sequence MDVQRLRVLRELADRGSVTAVATALSFTPSAISQQLKALAEEVGVPLTEPAGRGLRLTDAGHVLVAEAEGVLTALARAEAAVERLRTEPRGLVRVALFPSGARMLLPGLLRRLDAVPGISLVCRDVDMTPADVPALAADFDVVVSHRDETAPPPPTDRWVVVPLLREPLDVALPPGHRLARRRRLRLEELADEEWISVGVGWPVDDVLRSLAVSTGATPRVVQRINDFAVTEELVAAGHGIALLPRYSTDDRGGRRLVCRPLAGVRAGRLVEAVLRTSTAERPAVRTVLDALRAEARTLTEGRTRSPRDR